From one Lotus japonicus ecotype B-129 chromosome 3, LjGifu_v1.2 genomic stretch:
- the LOC130742995 gene encoding alpha,alpha-trehalose-phosphate synthase [UDP-forming] 1-like isoform X2, protein MVGFHSDHIHGNKYNGNDNKFSPGRVERLVRGRERRRSTRESNLNDSPDRINNNHVATESFEHEPRLREDTNGSYVERFLEGAAAARALPLSNGCKTEDGKPFKQRLLVVANRLPVSAVRKGEDSWSLEISAGGLVSALLGVKEFEARWIGWAGVNVPDDIGQKALTKALAEKRCIPVFLDEEIVHQYYNGYCNNILWPLFHYLGLPQEDRLATTRTFQSQFEAYQKANQMFADVVTKHYKEGDVVWCHDYHLMFLPQCLKNYNSKMKVGWFLHTPFPSSEIHRTLPSRSELLHAVLAADLVGFHTYDYARHFVSACTRILGLEGTPEGVEDQGKLTRVTAFPIGIDSERFRGALDLPEVQGHIKEFQERFKGRKIMLGVDRLDMIKGIPQKLLAFEKFLEENEYWRDKVVLLQIAVPTRTDVPEYQKLTSQVHEIVGRINGRFGTLTAVPIHHLDRSLEFHKLCALYAVTDVALVTSLRDGMNLVSYEFVACQENKKGVLILSEFAGAAQSLGAGAILVNPWNITQVAASIAKALNMPSAEREKRHRHNFHHVKTHTAQEWAETFVSELNDTVVEAQLRTKQVPPRLPTKTAIERYRQSTNRLIILGFNGTLTEPVERKGDQYKELEPTVHPELKQPLTKLCSDPKTTVVVLSGSGRTVLDENFKEFDVWLAAENGMFLNPLKGEWMTTIPELLQNMEWVGSVKHVFEYFTERTPRSHFEEREASLVWNYRHADVEFGRLQAKDMLQHLSTGSISNASLEVFQGSRSIEVRAAGVTKGAAIDRILGEIVHSKSMTIPIDCVLSIGHFLAKDEDIYAFFEPELPCVGVGLPRGKVTDAAGVKFPVERISTLKISASKNGAKSFQNKGQRPLSNSEKKASNHHICPPQRPATTEKISWNVLDLKKENYFSCAVGRTQTNARYTLGSSDDVIAFFKELADAS, encoded by the exons ATGGTTGGATTCCACAGTGACCATATACATGGGAACAAGTATAACGGTAATGATAACAAATTTTCGCCGGGTCGTGTTGAACGGCTTGTGAGAGGAAGAGAGCGAAGAAGAAGCACCAGGGAATCTAATTTGAATGATTCTCCTGATAGAATTAATAATAATCATGTGGCTACTGAATCTTTTGAGCATGAACCGCGCTTGAGAGAAGATACTAACGGCTCCTATGTTGAACGATTCCTGGAAGGGGCTGCAGCAGCAAGGGCACTTCCTCTTAGTAATGGATGCAAAACCGAGGATGGGAAGCCTTTCAAACAACGCCTGTTAGTGGTTGCCAATAGGTTGCCAGTCTCAGCAGTTAGGAAAGGTGAGGATTCATGGTCTTTGGAGATAAGTGCTGGTGGCCTCGTAAGCGCTCTTTTAG GTGTGAAGGAGTTTGAGGCGCGGTGGATAGGTTGGGCTGGTGTCAATGTGCCAGACGACATTGGACAGAAGGCTCTTACAAAGGCATTGGCTGAAAAG AGGTGTATCCCAGTATTTCTTGATGAAGAGATCGTTCATCAATACTACAATGGCTATTGCAATAACATTTTGTGGCCCCTTTTTCATTACCTTGGACTTCCACAAGAAGATCGCCTTGCTACAACACGTACTTTCCAGTCTCAGTTTGAAGCATACCAGAAAGCAAATCAAATGTTTGCTGATGTTGTGACTAAACACTACAAAGAGGGCGATGTTGTTTGGTGCCATGATTACCATCTTATGTTTCTTCCACAATGCTTAAAGAATTATAACAGTAAAATGAAAGTTGGCTGGTTTCTCCATACCCCATTTCCATCTTCTGAAATTCACAGGACACTGCCATCTCGTTCCGAACTCCTGCATGCTGTTCTTGCAGCTGATTTGGTTGG TTTCCACACCTATGATTATGCACGACATTTTGTCAGTGCATGCACTCGCATTCTTGGACTTGAGGGCACACCTGAAGGGGTTGAGGATCAAGGGAAGCTCACTCGAGTTACTGCA TTTCCAATTGGTATAGATTCGGAACGATTCAGAGGTGCACTTGACCTTCCTGAAGTTCAGGGTCACATCAAAGAATTTCAAGAAAGATTTAAAGGAAGAAAG ATTATGTTAGGTGTTGATCGCCTTGATATGATTAAAGGAATCCCTCAAAAACTTCTTGCATTTGAAAAGTTTTTGGAAGAGAATGAATATTGGCGTGATAAAGTAGTTCTGCTTCAAATTGCTGTGCCAACAAGAACAGATGTTCCTGAAT ATCAAAAACTTACAAGCCAGGTTCATGAAATTGTTGGTCGCATCAATGGCAGATTTGGAACACTGACTGCTGTTCCAATACATCACCTG GACCGCTCTCTTGAATTTCATAAACTATGTGCTTTGTATGCTGTTACGG ATGTAGCACTTGTCACATCTTTGAGGGATGGAATGAATCTTGTCAGTTATGAATTTGTGGCTTGCCAAGAAAACAAGAAAGGAGTTCTCATTCTTAGTGAA TTTGCTGGTGCTGCACAGTCTCTTGGTGCTGGGGCAATTCTGGTTAACCCTTGGAACATCACACAAGTTGCTGCCAGTATTGCCAAGGCTCTGAATATGCCATCTGCTGAAAGAGAAAAGAGACATAGGCATAACTTTCATCATGTGAAAACCCACACCGCCCAGGAATGGGCAGAAACTTTTGTAAG CGAACTAAATGATACTGTTGTTGAGGCACAGCTAAGGACAAAGCAAGTCCCACCACGGCTCCCAACCAAGACTGCAATTGAACGTTATCGGCAGTCAACTAATCGATTGATTATTTTG GGATTCAATGGAACTTTAACTGAACCAGTTGAGAGAAAAGGTGATCAGTATAAAGAATTGGAGCCCACAGTGCACCCAGAACTGAAACAACCCTTGACAAAACTTTGCAGTGACCCAAAGACCACAGTTGTTGTGCTTAGTGGGAGTGGTAGAACCGTTCTAGATGAA AACTTTAAAGAATTTGACGTGTGGCTGGCAGCAGAGAATGGGATGTTTTTAAACCCTTTGAAGGGAGAATGGATGACAACAATTCCAGAACTACTACAGAATATGGAATGGGTTGGCAGTGTGAAG CATGTTTTTGAGTACTTCACAGAACGAACACCTCGGTCACATTTTGAAGAAAGGGAAGCTTCACTTGTATGGAATTACAGACACGCAG ATGTTGAGTTTGGAAGACTTCAAGCAAAGGACATGCTGCAACATCTCTCGACAGGTTCAATATCTAATGCATCACTTGAAGTTTTTCAAGGGAGCCGATCTATTGAGGTGCGAGCTGCTGGTGTTACAAAG GGAGCAGCTATTGACCGTATCCTGGGGGAGATAGTCCACAGTAAATCCATGACAATACCAATTGATTGTGTTCTCTCTATAGGACATTTTCTGGCGAAG GATGAAGATATATATGCCTTTTTTGAGCCAGAGCTTCCTTGTGTTGGTGTGGGTCTCCCACGAGGAAAGGTAACTGATGCTGCAGGAGTTAAGTTTCCAGTTGAGAGGATATCGACTTTGAAGATCTCAGCTAGTAAAAATGGAGCAAAGTCATTTCAAAACAAGGGACAACGACCTCTCTCCAATTCTGAAAAGAAAGCAAGTAATCATCATATCTGCCCGCCGCAGCGGCCAGCTACTACTGAAAAGATCTCTTGGAATGTCCTTGACCTGAAGAAGGAAAATTACttttcttgtgctgttggacgAACTCAAACAAACGCTCGGTATACTCTTGGGTCATCCGATGACGTTATTGCCTTCTTTAAGGAACTAGCTGATGCCTCTTGA
- the LOC130742995 gene encoding alpha,alpha-trehalose-phosphate synthase [UDP-forming] 1-like isoform X1, whose product MNRYSSYPNPAGDRLIEPDISLASADFIGVAWAGLLTFSCNFHYSMTWLTLCIRWAVLLLCNVFGFLFNQRKEDCLFAPLIFKFQQTMVGFHSDHIHGNKYNGNDNKFSPGRVERLVRGRERRRSTRESNLNDSPDRINNNHVATESFEHEPRLREDTNGSYVERFLEGAAAARALPLSNGCKTEDGKPFKQRLLVVANRLPVSAVRKGEDSWSLEISAGGLVSALLGVKEFEARWIGWAGVNVPDDIGQKALTKALAEKRCIPVFLDEEIVHQYYNGYCNNILWPLFHYLGLPQEDRLATTRTFQSQFEAYQKANQMFADVVTKHYKEGDVVWCHDYHLMFLPQCLKNYNSKMKVGWFLHTPFPSSEIHRTLPSRSELLHAVLAADLVGFHTYDYARHFVSACTRILGLEGTPEGVEDQGKLTRVTAFPIGIDSERFRGALDLPEVQGHIKEFQERFKGRKIMLGVDRLDMIKGIPQKLLAFEKFLEENEYWRDKVVLLQIAVPTRTDVPEYQKLTSQVHEIVGRINGRFGTLTAVPIHHLDRSLEFHKLCALYAVTDVALVTSLRDGMNLVSYEFVACQENKKGVLILSEFAGAAQSLGAGAILVNPWNITQVAASIAKALNMPSAEREKRHRHNFHHVKTHTAQEWAETFVSELNDTVVEAQLRTKQVPPRLPTKTAIERYRQSTNRLIILGFNGTLTEPVERKGDQYKELEPTVHPELKQPLTKLCSDPKTTVVVLSGSGRTVLDENFKEFDVWLAAENGMFLNPLKGEWMTTIPELLQNMEWVGSVKHVFEYFTERTPRSHFEEREASLVWNYRHADVEFGRLQAKDMLQHLSTGSISNASLEVFQGSRSIEVRAAGVTKGAAIDRILGEIVHSKSMTIPIDCVLSIGHFLAKDEDIYAFFEPELPCVGVGLPRGKVTDAAGVKFPVERISTLKISASKNGAKSFQNKGQRPLSNSEKKASNHHICPPQRPATTEKISWNVLDLKKENYFSCAVGRTQTNARYTLGSSDDVIAFFKELADAS is encoded by the exons TTAATCAGA GGAAGGAAGATTGCTTATTTGCGCCATTGATATTCAAATTTCAACAGACAATGGTTGGATTCCACAGTGACCATATACATGGGAACAAGTATAACGGTAATGATAACAAATTTTCGCCGGGTCGTGTTGAACGGCTTGTGAGAGGAAGAGAGCGAAGAAGAAGCACCAGGGAATCTAATTTGAATGATTCTCCTGATAGAATTAATAATAATCATGTGGCTACTGAATCTTTTGAGCATGAACCGCGCTTGAGAGAAGATACTAACGGCTCCTATGTTGAACGATTCCTGGAAGGGGCTGCAGCAGCAAGGGCACTTCCTCTTAGTAATGGATGCAAAACCGAGGATGGGAAGCCTTTCAAACAACGCCTGTTAGTGGTTGCCAATAGGTTGCCAGTCTCAGCAGTTAGGAAAGGTGAGGATTCATGGTCTTTGGAGATAAGTGCTGGTGGCCTCGTAAGCGCTCTTTTAG GTGTGAAGGAGTTTGAGGCGCGGTGGATAGGTTGGGCTGGTGTCAATGTGCCAGACGACATTGGACAGAAGGCTCTTACAAAGGCATTGGCTGAAAAG AGGTGTATCCCAGTATTTCTTGATGAAGAGATCGTTCATCAATACTACAATGGCTATTGCAATAACATTTTGTGGCCCCTTTTTCATTACCTTGGACTTCCACAAGAAGATCGCCTTGCTACAACACGTACTTTCCAGTCTCAGTTTGAAGCATACCAGAAAGCAAATCAAATGTTTGCTGATGTTGTGACTAAACACTACAAAGAGGGCGATGTTGTTTGGTGCCATGATTACCATCTTATGTTTCTTCCACAATGCTTAAAGAATTATAACAGTAAAATGAAAGTTGGCTGGTTTCTCCATACCCCATTTCCATCTTCTGAAATTCACAGGACACTGCCATCTCGTTCCGAACTCCTGCATGCTGTTCTTGCAGCTGATTTGGTTGG TTTCCACACCTATGATTATGCACGACATTTTGTCAGTGCATGCACTCGCATTCTTGGACTTGAGGGCACACCTGAAGGGGTTGAGGATCAAGGGAAGCTCACTCGAGTTACTGCA TTTCCAATTGGTATAGATTCGGAACGATTCAGAGGTGCACTTGACCTTCCTGAAGTTCAGGGTCACATCAAAGAATTTCAAGAAAGATTTAAAGGAAGAAAG ATTATGTTAGGTGTTGATCGCCTTGATATGATTAAAGGAATCCCTCAAAAACTTCTTGCATTTGAAAAGTTTTTGGAAGAGAATGAATATTGGCGTGATAAAGTAGTTCTGCTTCAAATTGCTGTGCCAACAAGAACAGATGTTCCTGAAT ATCAAAAACTTACAAGCCAGGTTCATGAAATTGTTGGTCGCATCAATGGCAGATTTGGAACACTGACTGCTGTTCCAATACATCACCTG GACCGCTCTCTTGAATTTCATAAACTATGTGCTTTGTATGCTGTTACGG ATGTAGCACTTGTCACATCTTTGAGGGATGGAATGAATCTTGTCAGTTATGAATTTGTGGCTTGCCAAGAAAACAAGAAAGGAGTTCTCATTCTTAGTGAA TTTGCTGGTGCTGCACAGTCTCTTGGTGCTGGGGCAATTCTGGTTAACCCTTGGAACATCACACAAGTTGCTGCCAGTATTGCCAAGGCTCTGAATATGCCATCTGCTGAAAGAGAAAAGAGACATAGGCATAACTTTCATCATGTGAAAACCCACACCGCCCAGGAATGGGCAGAAACTTTTGTAAG CGAACTAAATGATACTGTTGTTGAGGCACAGCTAAGGACAAAGCAAGTCCCACCACGGCTCCCAACCAAGACTGCAATTGAACGTTATCGGCAGTCAACTAATCGATTGATTATTTTG GGATTCAATGGAACTTTAACTGAACCAGTTGAGAGAAAAGGTGATCAGTATAAAGAATTGGAGCCCACAGTGCACCCAGAACTGAAACAACCCTTGACAAAACTTTGCAGTGACCCAAAGACCACAGTTGTTGTGCTTAGTGGGAGTGGTAGAACCGTTCTAGATGAA AACTTTAAAGAATTTGACGTGTGGCTGGCAGCAGAGAATGGGATGTTTTTAAACCCTTTGAAGGGAGAATGGATGACAACAATTCCAGAACTACTACAGAATATGGAATGGGTTGGCAGTGTGAAG CATGTTTTTGAGTACTTCACAGAACGAACACCTCGGTCACATTTTGAAGAAAGGGAAGCTTCACTTGTATGGAATTACAGACACGCAG ATGTTGAGTTTGGAAGACTTCAAGCAAAGGACATGCTGCAACATCTCTCGACAGGTTCAATATCTAATGCATCACTTGAAGTTTTTCAAGGGAGCCGATCTATTGAGGTGCGAGCTGCTGGTGTTACAAAG GGAGCAGCTATTGACCGTATCCTGGGGGAGATAGTCCACAGTAAATCCATGACAATACCAATTGATTGTGTTCTCTCTATAGGACATTTTCTGGCGAAG GATGAAGATATATATGCCTTTTTTGAGCCAGAGCTTCCTTGTGTTGGTGTGGGTCTCCCACGAGGAAAGGTAACTGATGCTGCAGGAGTTAAGTTTCCAGTTGAGAGGATATCGACTTTGAAGATCTCAGCTAGTAAAAATGGAGCAAAGTCATTTCAAAACAAGGGACAACGACCTCTCTCCAATTCTGAAAAGAAAGCAAGTAATCATCATATCTGCCCGCCGCAGCGGCCAGCTACTACTGAAAAGATCTCTTGGAATGTCCTTGACCTGAAGAAGGAAAATTACttttcttgtgctgttggacgAACTCAAACAAACGCTCGGTATACTCTTGGGTCATCCGATGACGTTATTGCCTTCTTTAAGGAACTAGCTGATGCCTCTTGA